Proteins from a genomic interval of bacterium:
- a CDS encoding divalent metal cation transporter, with protein sequence MAKGAELQGASVPLPGAGAREHEIAREPNRLFKMLRVVGPGLVTGASDDDPSGVGTYAVAGASLGYSTLWTILFTLPLMAATQFISAKVGMVTGKGLTGVLREHYPRVVLYPAILGLVVANTINAGADIGAIGAAINLLVPIPIVALVLPISLLIVALQVWGSYRLIASIFKWITLALFAYVGASLFAKPHLPDVLRGTFIPMLRFDRTFLSVLVALLGTTISPYMWFWQASQEVEELISIGQRRLWQRRGATDCELTYAAWDINIGMFLSNLIAYSIILTTAATLYTHGKTDIKSAADAAAALRPFVGNAARTLFALGLIGAGFLAVPILTGSAAYAVAEAYGWRHGLDRKPYRAREFYAVIVGSTLVGMLINYVGINTIDALFWTAIINGFLTPPLLVLLMLISNNPEVMGKRVNGMALNVVGWSTTVVMTAAVVALAATWGR encoded by the coding sequence GTGGCCAAGGGTGCGGAACTGCAAGGAGCAAGCGTCCCCCTGCCAGGTGCCGGTGCCCGGGAGCACGAGATCGCCCGAGAACCAAATCGCCTGTTCAAGATGCTGCGAGTCGTAGGGCCCGGATTAGTCACTGGGGCGTCGGACGACGATCCGTCAGGGGTGGGTACCTATGCCGTCGCCGGCGCATCTCTGGGCTATTCGACGCTCTGGACGATCCTATTCACCCTTCCGTTGATGGCGGCAACCCAGTTTATTTCGGCCAAAGTGGGCATGGTGACCGGAAAAGGGCTTACCGGCGTATTGCGGGAGCATTACCCTCGTGTGGTGCTCTATCCTGCGATCCTCGGCCTGGTGGTCGCCAACACAATCAACGCCGGCGCGGATATCGGGGCGATCGGGGCGGCAATCAATTTGCTGGTTCCGATTCCGATCGTAGCTCTCGTTCTGCCAATCTCGTTGCTCATTGTCGCTCTGCAAGTGTGGGGATCGTACCGTTTGATAGCCAGCATCTTCAAATGGATCACGCTAGCTCTTTTTGCCTACGTTGGCGCCTCGCTGTTTGCCAAACCGCACCTGCCAGACGTGCTCCGAGGAACGTTCATCCCCATGCTTAGATTCGACAGGACGTTTCTCTCGGTGCTCGTGGCCTTGTTGGGAACGACGATCTCGCCGTACATGTGGTTCTGGCAGGCAAGTCAGGAAGTCGAAGAACTGATCTCAATCGGCCAACGGCGGCTGTGGCAGCGGAGGGGTGCGACGGATTGCGAGCTGACCTATGCCGCATGGGATATCAACATCGGCATGTTTCTCTCGAATCTCATCGCCTATTCCATTATCCTGACCACCGCCGCGACGTTGTACACACACGGCAAAACGGATATCAAGTCGGCCGCCGACGCCGCGGCAGCCCTTCGTCCGTTCGTCGGAAACGCGGCACGGACTCTGTTTGCGCTCGGGTTAATCGGCGCCGGATTTCTGGCTGTGCCAATCTTGACGGGATCGGCGGCGTATGCAGTAGCTGAAGCTTATGGCTGGCGGCACGGCTTGGACCGGAAGCCGTACCGCGCCAGAGAGTTTTACGCGGTCATAGTGGGTTCGACGCTCGTCGGCATGCTCATCAACTATGTGGGAATCAACACTATCGACGCGCTCTTCTGGACCGCGATCATCAACGGTTTTCTTACCCCGCCGCTGCTCGTGCTGCTGATGCTAATCTCCAACAACCCAGAGGTGATGGGCAAGCGGGTAAACGGGATGGCCCTAAATGTCGTGGGATGGTCGACAACGGTTGTGATGACTGCGGCAGTCGTGGCGTTGGCGGCCACGTGGGGTAGATAG
- a CDS encoding IS256 family transposase: MLPRYQRTSDVIHALVPELYLQGLATEDFEPALRALLGEAAPLSPTSIVRLKAHWQAEYEAWAWRPLEARCAYCWADGLYLKAGPADEKTAILIVIGVTEDGQKELLAMVEDYRESRESWRDVLREPRRRGLKIVRDFNGDGGLGLWGAVREVYSEARHQLCWCRKMLNVLDNLPQRLQPEAKPLLRDIYAASTRTEATERNQRFARQFEWDYPRAVASLVEHQHELLTYYDFPREHWKNLRTSNPIEWVFDPVRLRTRTTRQMRKAQTGLYLDFQFVRRAERRWRRIDAPHLVAKVLDGVQFTNGVEVTKTLKRGVAA, translated from the coding sequence GTGCTGCCCCGCTACCAGCGGACCAGCGACGTCATCCACGCCTTGGTGCCCGAGCTGTACCTCCAGGGCCTGGCGACCGAGGACTTCGAGCCCGCCCTCCGGGCGCTGCTGGGCGAGGCCGCTCCGCTCAGTCCCACTTCGATCGTGCGCCTCAAGGCGCACTGGCAGGCGGAGTACGAAGCCTGGGCGTGGCGTCCCCTTGAGGCGCGCTGCGCGTACTGCTGGGCGGATGGGCTCTATTTGAAGGCCGGGCCCGCCGATGAGAAGACCGCCATCCTCATCGTCATCGGCGTCACCGAAGACGGCCAGAAAGAGCTGCTGGCGATGGTCGAAGACTACCGAGAGTCTCGCGAGAGCTGGCGCGATGTCTTGCGAGAGCCGCGCCGCCGCGGGCTGAAAATAGTACGAGACTTCAATGGCGACGGCGGGCTGGGCTTGTGGGGCGCGGTGCGGGAGGTCTATTCTGAGGCGCGGCACCAGCTCTGCTGGTGCCGCAAGATGCTGAACGTGCTGGACAATCTGCCGCAACGGCTCCAGCCGGAGGCGAAGCCGCTCCTCCGGGACATCTACGCGGCGTCGACGCGGACCGAGGCGACTGAACGGAATCAACGTTTCGCGCGGCAGTTCGAGTGGGACTACCCGCGAGCGGTGGCGTCCCTCGTCGAGCATCAACACGAGCTGCTCACCTACTACGACTTCCCGCGGGAGCACTGGAAGAATTTGCGCACGTCCAATCCGATCGAGTGGGTCTTCGATCCAGTGCGCCTGCGGACCCGGACGACGCGGCAGATGCGGAAAGCGCAAACGGGACTCTATCTGGACTTCCAATTCGTGCGCCGGGCAGAACGTCGGTGGCGGCGCATCGATGCGCCCCACCTGGTCGCCAAGGTGCTCGATGGTGTTCAGTTCACGAACGGTGTTGAGGTGACCAAGACATTAAAACGAGGGGTCGCCGCTTGA
- a CDS encoding amphi-Trp domain-containing protein encodes MKESLHATASLPYAEAAELMNRICLGLLHGALIFRSGGRRFAYHLGGAIELKICAEENGGKGTMDIELRWSVPLNITTPADGIEDVAMVQTAAETERPE; translated from the coding sequence GTGAAAGAGTCATTGCACGCAACTGCGTCACTTCCTTATGCTGAGGCAGCAGAGTTGATGAACAGGATCTGTCTCGGCCTCCTGCATGGGGCGCTGATCTTCCGTAGTGGAGGACGCCGGTTCGCGTATCATCTTGGCGGGGCGATCGAACTGAAGATTTGCGCCGAGGAGAACGGAGGCAAAGGCACGATGGACATCGAACTGCGCTGGTCCGTTCCGCTGAACATCACAACGCCTGCAGACGGGATTGAAGATGTTGCGATGGTGCAAACCGCGGCTGAGACAGAACGACCTGAATGA